The Streptomyces sp. NBC_01268 genome segment GACGAAAGGAGGAGTGACCATGCCAGGAAGACACCGCACCGAGTCGCCCGGGACGCCGAGCCGCCGGCCCGGCGTGGTCGACGAGGCGACACGGGAGACGCACGGCCAGGTCGGCCCCGGAGCCATCAGCCGCCCGCCGAGAGGGCGAACGGGCGCCCGTTGCGCCCCGCGCACACCATCAGGGTGTCGACGTTCTTCCTCTGAACCAACGGCTGATCGGCACCAACGGCCGATCGGCAGGATCGCCAGCAGGGGGACCGCAAAGGAGGACGCGGCCATGACGACCGCAAGGGAAATCATGCACGCCGGTGCCAACTGCGTGCAGGAGACCGAGAGCCTGATGGACGCCGCACGTCGCATGAGCGAGCTGAATGTCGGCGCCCTGCCCATCTGCGGCCCGGACGACCGGCTGCACGGCATCATCACCGACCGGGACATCGTGGTGAAGTGCCTCGCCAAGGGCAAGGACCCCCACCGGATGACGGCCGGGCATCTCGCTCAGGGAAAGCCGGTCACCGTGGACGTGGGCGCCGACAGCGAAGAGGTGCTCCGCACGATGCAGGACCACCGAGTCCGCCGCGTGCCCGTGATCGACGATCACCGCCTGGTCGGCATGATCAGCGAGGCGGACCTGGCGCGACATCTGCCGGAGGAACGGGTGGGCCACTTCGTCGAGGAGATCTGCCGCTGACAGTAGCCGAGCCGTGGCGTCATGGGCCGGTCGGTCCCTCCTGGTGCGGCCCGTCCGGCCCCATCAGGCAGCCCCCTTGGACACTGCGCCACGCGACCTCGTGGGTGGAAGAGTGGATGACGGAGTCGGACCGGACTCCACAACCCGATCCACCTCCATTCCGCACCGACTCGGGTCCACGGCGACCGTCCTGGGCCCCGTACACGAGGAGCAGCACCATGGCCGGAGGCAAGGTGGAACGCAGGCACAGCCTCATCCCCGACTTCAACGACTGGTTCAACCGGGAGTTCCCCGGTCTGCCCGGGTGGCGCCCCGCGACGGCCGCCCACTCCATCCCTATCGAGATGACCAGCGGCGACGGCGTGTACGTACTGCGAGCCGAGCTGCCGGGCATCGGCCCGGACGACGACATCGGCATCACCGTCGACGACAACCTCATCACGGTGAGCGCGGAGCACAGCGAGAGCACGGAGGACAAGGAGCACTCGGAGTTCCGTTACGGATCGTTCCGCAGGACCGTGCGCCTCCCGGCCCCGATACCCGCCGACGAGGTCGAGGCGTCGTACACGGACGGCATCCTCACCATCCGCATCCCGATGCCCGACGAGGAGGAGACCACATCGGTTCGGACCGTTCCGGTGAAGCGGACCGCCAAGCCGGGCGAGGGAGCGGAATCATGAATGCCAAACGTGTCCTGGTCGCCTACGGCAGCAAGGCCGGCGCGACCGCCGGTATCGCCGAAGAGATCGGCCAGACGCTCCGGGACGACGGCTTCGACGCCGTCGTCCTGCCGGCCGACACCGTCACCGACGTCAGCGGCTACGACGGAGTCGTCCTCGGCGGAGCCCTCTACGCAGGGCACTGGACCGGCAAGGCACGACGGTGCGCCCGGCGCAACGCCGAACAGCTCAGGCACCGGCCTCTCTGGCTGTTCAGCAGCGGTCCCATCGACAGTTCCGCGGAACAGCGCGACATCCCGCCTGTACGCGGAGTCGCCCGGCGGATGAAGAAGCTCGGCGCTCGCGAGCACATGACCTTCGGTGGCGCCGTGACCGCCGAGACGTCGGACCCGGTCGCCCGGCACATGGTGGCCCGGGGCAAGGGCGGCGACTTCCGCAATCCGGAACGGATCCGGGCCTGGGCCCACCACATCGGAACGGAACTCGGAACGGAACTCGGAACGGAACTCGACGCACCCACTGAAAGCGGCCTCTGACAGGTCGGCGAGGCCACCCCCACGGGAGGTGCGGCATGCTCCACCAGGAGTCGGGGAGCGGGACCACCCCGCCCAGGAGACCCGCACGGAGCGCCGCCCTGGTCTTCGTACTGCTGGTCGCTGTGATCTGCGGTGCTGTGGCCGCCGGGAGCCTCTGGTCGGCGGGATCCGAGACCGACCGTGAACTCGCCGCGCACCGGCGTCAGGTGACCGCGACCACCACCGGGCCGGCGAAGGACTCACCCGCCGCCACCCGGTACGGCACGAAGCCGCAGGCCGTCGCACCGGCGGTGTGGGAACAGCCCGAGCACGTCCGCCGGTCCGGGAACATTCACGTCCCGCCCCGGACGCCGGAGGGACGCGCCGTGACGATCTGGGTGGACGACGCAGGGTCCCCCGCCCGGCCGCCCGGCAGTGCTGCCGACCGCGCCCTGACCTCGATGTCGGGCGGAGTGGCGGCGGCAGGCGTCACGGGGGTGACGGGCGCCGCCGTGGTCCTCCTCGTACGACGGCGGAACGAAGGTCACCGGCTCGCGGCCTGGGAACGCGAGTGGGAGCAGGTGGAACCCGTATGGTCCGGCCGACTCCACCGTGGCAGCGGTGCAGGAGACGACGATGACTGACCGTGTCGGCAGCCGTCCCACCCCGGAGCGAACCGCTTCCTCCACCGAGGCGCCGCCCTTTGACCCCAGTGAACCGCTGCCCCGGCTGCGTCGTGAGCTCGCCACGGGCCCGGACGGTCTCTCGGCCCGCGAGGCCGCCCGGCGCCTCGCCGTCCATGGGCCGAACGAGGTGCGGCGAAGGGTGCGCTCCTCCTTCGTGCGCGAGCTGGTCGGACAGGTGGTCCACCCCCTGGCCCTGTTGCTGTGGGCTGCCGCCGCCCTCGCCTTCGTCGCGGACCTGGCGGTCCTCGGTTGGGCGATCCTCGCGGTCGTCGCCGTCAACGCGGCTTTCGCCCTGCTCCAGGAACGTCAGGCGGAGCGGGCGGTGGAGACACTGGCTCGCTATCTGCCCGAGCACGCCCTCGCCGTACGCGACGGGCAGCCTCACGTGGTGGAGGCCCGTGACCTCGTACCGGGCGATCTGATCCTCCTGGAGGAGGGCGACAAGGTCCCCGCCGACGCGCACGTCACCGAGGGTGGGGTCGAGGTCGACCTGTCGATGCTCACGGGCGAGTCCGTGCCGGTGGAACGGATCGCCTCGGCCGGGATCCTCGGCGCCCCGCTGCTCGAGGAGCCGAACCTCGTCTTCAGCGGGACGACCTGTGTCGAGGGGCAGGCGCGTGCCATCGTGTTCGCCACCGGAAACCAGACCGAACTCGGTCGGATCGCCGCGCTCAGCCAGCGGACGCGGCGTGAGGCGAGCCCTCTGGAACGGCAGGTCAAGCGGGTCGCGTGGCTCATCGCCAGCGTTGCGACCGGCATGGGCGTCGTGTTTCTCGTCCTCGGGGTGGCGGTCGGGCTTCCGGTCACAGACTCCTTGACGTTCGCCATCGGACTGCTCGTCGCCAACGTCCCGGAGGGACTCCTTCCGACCATCACGCTGGCCCTGGCCGTCGGCGTCCGAGCCCTCGCCCGCCGGGGTGCCCTGGTCAAACGGCTCAGCGCCGTGGAGACCCTCGGCTCCACGAGTGTCATCTGCACGGACAAGACCGGCACACTCACCCGCAACAGCATGCGTCTCAGGGCGCTGTGGACGGTCGACCACGGGTCGGAGCCGGGTCCCTGGGCGGAGGAACTGGCGAGGGCAGGAGCCCTGTGCACCACGGTCACGCGAGAAGCCGACGGCGAACTGCACGGCGACCCCACCGAGGCCGCCCTCGTCGCCGGGGCCGCCGACCACGGGGCTCCGCTGGACCTCGGTCGGCGCGACGCGGGGCGGCGGGCGCTGTTCCGCTTCGATCCGCGGCTGCGCCTGATGTCGGTCGTGCAGGGAGGCGAGACGCAGGGCGGGGAGACGCGGGGCCCCATGCGGGTCTTGGTCAAGGGTGCGCCCGAGGCGGTGCTGGACCGCCTCCTGCCGGGAACGGGGGCGGACCCGGCCCGCGCGGCGGCTGAGGAGCTGGCCCGGCAAGGCATGCGGGTCCTGGCCGTCGCCGAACGCGACGTGCCGAGTGGCGCGGAGCCGCCGTCACGCCGTCAGGACGCGGAGTCGGGGTTGGCCCTGCTCGGGCTCGTCGGGCTGTACGACCCGCCGCGCCCCGAGGTGGCGGAGGCCGTCCGCCGCTGCCACGAGGCCGGGATCCGGGTACACGTCGTCACGGGCGACAACGGCGCCACCGCCGCGGCCGTCGCCCGGGAGGTCGGCATCGGAGTACCTCGTCTGCACGTGGTCGCGGCGTCGGAGTCGCTGGGCGACGACGAACTGGACCGCCTTCTCGTGGAAGGCGACGACGAGATCGTCTTCGCCCGCTCCTCGCCCGAGACGAAGCTCAAGGTGGCCGACACCTTGCGGGAGCACGGCCGGATCGTCGCCATGACGGGTGACGGCGTCAACGACGCCCCCGCGCTGCACCGCGCCCACATCGGGGTGGCCATGGGACGCTCCGGCACCGACGTGGCCCGCGAGGCCGCCACCATGGTGCTCACCGACGACGACTTCGCCACCATCGTGACCGCGGTCGAAGCAGGGCGCCGGGTCTACGACAACGTACGCAAGTTCATCGTCTACATCTTCGCCCACGCGACCCCGGAGATCGTGCCCTTCCTCGTCTTCGCGCTCTCCGCCGGCGCGATACCGCTCCCCCTGACCGTGCTGCAGATCCTCGCCATCGACCTCGGCACCGAGACCCTGCCGGCCCTCGCCCTCGGTCGGGAACGCTCCGAGCCCGGCATCATGCAGCGGCCTCCGCGGCCGCGGCACCAAGGCGTGATCTCCCGCGACATGCTCATACGGAGCTGGGGATACCTGGGTCTCACGTCGTCGGTCCTCGTCATGGCGGGCTACTTCTACGTGCTGTGGCGCGCGGGCTGGCAGCCGGGTGACCCCACGGGTACCGGCAGCCCCATGCACCACGCCTACGTGACGGCCACCACGGCCACCTTCGCCGGCATCGTCACCTGCCAGGTCGGCACGGCGTTCGCGGCCCGCACCGACCACGCGGCGCTGCGGGACATCGGAGTGTTCACCAACCCGCTGCTGCTCGCCGGTATCGCCTTCGAGCTCGCGTTCACTGCCGCTCTCGTCTACGCGCCCCCGCTCCAGCATCTCTTCGGCACGGCCGCCCTTCCTCCGGATGTCGTCCTGCTCGTCGCGACGTTCCCGGTGGTGGTGTGGGGCACCGACGAGCTGCGGCGTGCCAGGCGGCGCCGTCAGCGGACGTCGGCCCTCCCCGGATCGTGACCGCCCTGGTCGAGTCGGAAGGGCGGGTAGGCGTCCGTCATGAGGCTCGCGTAGGCGACGACGCGCAGGACCCAGCGGTTCAGTCCGACGATCAGGGCGAACAGGTCACGCGGATACCGGTCGGTGAAGGCCACGGCGAAGCCCGCGATGAGCGCCAGCAGGGTGATCAGGCCGCTGCTCCACCATCCCGCGTGCACGCCGCTGGTGAAGAAGGCGATCACGAGGTACTGGGGGATGGCGAGCAGCCACCACTTGACCAGGACCATCGAGCGCGAGAGCCGCTCCGGGTAGACGATGTCGAGCCGGGCCGGGTAGTCAGGCTCGGGGCCCAGGCTGAAGGGCGGGTAGCGGTCGGTGCCGAGAGCCCCGTACGAGTAGTACGAGACGCGCCAGGACCAGCGGAGCACGCCGAGGTTGAAGTCGAACAGGCCCCGTGGGAAGCGCTCGGTGAAGAGGATGGCGAAGAACGCGATCACCGTCACCACGAAGAAGGCGATCCAGAGGAAGAACAGCACGATGCAGTGCGGGATCACCAGGATCCACTTGACCAGCCACAGCCAGCGGGACAGCCGGCTGTCGAGTTCGGCGGATACCGCCACGGGACGGTGCAGCGCGCCAGGGGTGTCCATGATCGTCACTTCCTCGACAGGTCGTCGTCTTCGCACCTGAGCCGGTCGACGATCCCCACGACACCGTCAACGCTGTTGCAGAGCCTGAGGAGCACCGGCACGAGGCTGCGGCGGCGGAGGCACGGCGGCGTACCAGGTCCGCCTCCGAGACCACGCCCACAGCGGGCGGTTCGACTCGTCCACCACGCGCACCGCGGGTGATGTCGAACTCGTCCAGGCGCCGTGCGATCTCCTTGAACGTCGTGCCCTGACCGACGCTGACCGCCGTGGGCGTCATCAGATCCGCGACGCCGCGGTGCCTCATCGCTCGTCACCTTCTCGCGCGTTCGACCGGCGGCCCCCACGTTCAGGATCGCCCGCTGCCGCCGTCTTGGGGAGGGCCGTCCGGTCCCCGGGGTTGCCCGTGGTCGTCGGCGTAGGCCGCGAAGACCCGCTCGGGCCCCTCGCCCGTGTGCAGGAAGCGCTCGTCGAGCACGACGGCCAGGTCTTCCAGTGCCCTGCGCAGTACCGACGCGGAGAGCCTGACGTCCGGGTGGTGCGCCCCGTCGGCCTGGTCCGTGACGCCGAGGGCGTAGCGGAGCTGCCCGGGCAGGGACGTGTTCTCGTCCCCGTCGTGGAAGTAGTACGACTCGGCGTACTGCAGGAAGTCGACCGTGATGGTGGAGAGGGCCGAGGCGATTCCGTCCAGGAGGGCGGCGCCGCCGTCGGAGTCGAAGGCCTGGGCGGTGGCCCGGCTGCGGCGCACGTGCGACAGCCGCAAGGCCAGCGCTCGGCGCCGGGCCAGCGCGGGGTAGATGCCGAGGATCCAGGCGACGGTCGCCGACAGCAGGACGAAGCCCACGAGGGCCTCCATGGGGGCGAGTACGCGCAGCCATCCGGAGGCCGGCGCGATGTCGCCGAGGCCGAGTGTGGCCAGGGTGACCAGCGAGATGTAGAGGGCGTCGAGCGGGCGCGCGTGTTCGGACGGGTCGAGCCCCGTCGCATACGAGAAGTCCTCCGGCATGTGGGGCCAGTAGATGAGCGCCCATCCCACGGCCACGGTCAGTGCCCACGCGGCGACGACCGTCACCATGCCGAGCGGGCCCGAGAGCCCCGCCGACCGCCGGCGCTTGCCGAGGCGCGGGGACAGCCACCACAGCGACACCATCACGAGCCTGCTCAGACCTCCGTGACGGGTCGGGTGCCAAAGGGTGTGGAACACGTCCCGGAGGATGAACAGCACCAGGACAGCGCCCGCGGGCGTCGTAAGCCAGGTCA includes the following:
- a CDS encoding CBS domain-containing protein: MTTAREIMHAGANCVQETESLMDAARRMSELNVGALPICGPDDRLHGIITDRDIVVKCLAKGKDPHRMTAGHLAQGKPVTVDVGADSEEVLRTMQDHRVRRVPVIDDHRLVGMISEADLARHLPEERVGHFVEEICR
- a CDS encoding Hsp20/alpha crystallin family protein, with the translated sequence MAGGKVERRHSLIPDFNDWFNREFPGLPGWRPATAAHSIPIEMTSGDGVYVLRAELPGIGPDDDIGITVDDNLITVSAEHSESTEDKEHSEFRYGSFRRTVRLPAPIPADEVEASYTDGILTIRIPMPDEEETTSVRTVPVKRTAKPGEGAES
- a CDS encoding flavodoxin domain-containing protein produces the protein MNAKRVLVAYGSKAGATAGIAEEIGQTLRDDGFDAVVLPADTVTDVSGYDGVVLGGALYAGHWTGKARRCARRNAEQLRHRPLWLFSSGPIDSSAEQRDIPPVRGVARRMKKLGAREHMTFGGAVTAETSDPVARHMVARGKGGDFRNPERIRAWAHHIGTELGTELGTELDAPTESGL
- a CDS encoding Rv1733c family protein: MLHQESGSGTTPPRRPARSAALVFVLLVAVICGAVAAGSLWSAGSETDRELAAHRRQVTATTTGPAKDSPAATRYGTKPQAVAPAVWEQPEHVRRSGNIHVPPRTPEGRAVTIWVDDAGSPARPPGSAADRALTSMSGGVAAAGVTGVTGAAVVLLVRRRNEGHRLAAWEREWEQVEPVWSGRLHRGSGAGDDDD
- a CDS encoding cation-translocating P-type ATPase, translated to MTDRVGSRPTPERTASSTEAPPFDPSEPLPRLRRELATGPDGLSAREAARRLAVHGPNEVRRRVRSSFVRELVGQVVHPLALLLWAAAALAFVADLAVLGWAILAVVAVNAAFALLQERQAERAVETLARYLPEHALAVRDGQPHVVEARDLVPGDLILLEEGDKVPADAHVTEGGVEVDLSMLTGESVPVERIASAGILGAPLLEEPNLVFSGTTCVEGQARAIVFATGNQTELGRIAALSQRTRREASPLERQVKRVAWLIASVATGMGVVFLVLGVAVGLPVTDSLTFAIGLLVANVPEGLLPTITLALAVGVRALARRGALVKRLSAVETLGSTSVICTDKTGTLTRNSMRLRALWTVDHGSEPGPWAEELARAGALCTTVTREADGELHGDPTEAALVAGAADHGAPLDLGRRDAGRRALFRFDPRLRLMSVVQGGETQGGETRGPMRVLVKGAPEAVLDRLLPGTGADPARAAAEELARQGMRVLAVAERDVPSGAEPPSRRQDAESGLALLGLVGLYDPPRPEVAEAVRRCHEAGIRVHVVTGDNGATAAAVAREVGIGVPRLHVVAASESLGDDELDRLLVEGDDEIVFARSSPETKLKVADTLREHGRIVAMTGDGVNDAPALHRAHIGVAMGRSGTDVAREAATMVLTDDDFATIVTAVEAGRRVYDNVRKFIVYIFAHATPEIVPFLVFALSAGAIPLPLTVLQILAIDLGTETLPALALGRERSEPGIMQRPPRPRHQGVISRDMLIRSWGYLGLTSSVLVMAGYFYVLWRAGWQPGDPTGTGSPMHHAYVTATTATFAGIVTCQVGTAFAARTDHAALRDIGVFTNPLLLAGIAFELAFTAALVYAPPLQHLFGTAALPPDVVLLVATFPVVVWGTDELRRARRRRQRTSALPGS
- a CDS encoding DUF4389 domain-containing protein; protein product: MDTPGALHRPVAVSAELDSRLSRWLWLVKWILVIPHCIVLFFLWIAFFVVTVIAFFAILFTERFPRGLFDFNLGVLRWSWRVSYYSYGALGTDRYPPFSLGPEPDYPARLDIVYPERLSRSMVLVKWWLLAIPQYLVIAFFTSGVHAGWWSSGLITLLALIAGFAVAFTDRYPRDLFALIVGLNRWVLRVVAYASLMTDAYPPFRLDQGGHDPGRADVR
- a CDS encoding potassium channel family protein; protein product: MTWLTTPAGAVLVLFILRDVFHTLWHPTRHGGLSRLVMVSLWWLSPRLGKRRRSAGLSGPLGMVTVVAAWALTVAVGWALIYWPHMPEDFSYATGLDPSEHARPLDALYISLVTLATLGLGDIAPASGWLRVLAPMEALVGFVLLSATVAWILGIYPALARRRALALRLSHVRRSRATAQAFDSDGGAALLDGIASALSTITVDFLQYAESYYFHDGDENTSLPGQLRYALGVTDQADGAHHPDVRLSASVLRRALEDLAVVLDERFLHTGEGPERVFAAYADDHGQPRGPDGPPQDGGSGRS